The DNA window CAACAGTAAACAAAGTATTTTCCTGTGCTCCACCAATAACAAGACGGGTTATAACATGTGCAATTTTCATATCATTATCTCACTTCACAAAAAACTACATATTTTTTCATTATGGTTTTTATATTTTCAAATTCATCATCTGTATATGTCTTTTCTTTAATAAAATCTTCTTCAACCAGTTTAGATGGAATAAATTTCTGTAAAAAATATTTTTTACAACCTTCAATAATTTTACCTATTTTTTCAAAATCATCAATACAAATTTGTTTTTTAACCACTGTAGTTCTGAATTCATAATCTATTTTTGAATTTTTTATTATATCTATTGACTTTAATATCTTCTCTGTTTCTACTTCCACTCCTGTAATCATTTTATATTTTTCTAATGGCCCTTTCAAATCCATTGCAATATAATCAACTAATCCTTCTTTTAAAAGTTTTTCTATAATTTCCGGTCTTGAACCATTTGTATCAAACTTCACTTTAAAACCCATATTTTTCACTTTCTTAACAAAATCAATTATATCCGGCTGAATTGATGGTTCTCCACCTGTAATACAAACACCTTCAAGATATTTTTTTCTTCTGTTCAAAAAATCAAAAATTTCCTCTTCAGGTATAATTTCTCCAAATTTTTCAGGTAAGACAAGTTCAGGATTATGACAGTAAGGACATCTAAAATTACATCCCTGAGTAAAAATAATACAACTTAAAATATTAGGAAATTCAATTAAAGACGTTTTCTGTATTGCACCTATTTTCATTTAAGGACAAATGTTTTTCTTATTTTAAACTCTTCATATTTACCCTTATTCCATTGACTCACAGGCCTTAAATAACCAACAATTCTTGAATAAATTTCTGTTGTTTTACCACATTTTGGACAGTTATATACCTCTCCATTTAAATAACCATCTTCAGGACAGACACTGAATGTAGGAGTTATTGTAAAATAAGGTAAAGTAAAGTTTTCGCATATAGTTTTCACAAGTTTTTTAATTCCTTCTTTTGAATTTATTTTTTCACCTACAAAAATATGTATAACAGTCCCACCTGTATAAAGCGATTGAAGTTTATCCTGTTTTTCAAGTACCTCAAATATATCATCAGTATAATTTACAGGTAAGTGTGTTGAATTTGTATAAAATGGTTCCGCTCCGTTTCTACATTCCTTCTCATTTGCAACAATTATATCTGGATATTTATTTTTATCAATTCTTGCAAGACGATAACTTGTCCCTTCTGCTGGAGTTGCCTCAAGATTATAAAAATTACCTGTACTTTCCTGAAATTTAATCAATTTTTCTCTCATAAATTCCATTATCTCAATTGCAAAATTAATTCCTTCCTCTGTTCCTATATCTTTACCAAAAAGATTTAAACATGCTTCATTCATACCAATAATTCCTATGGTTGAAAAATGGTTTACCCAGTATTTCCCAAATCTTTCTTTCACATTTCTCAAATAAAATCTTGAATATGGATAAAGTCCAGAATCTGTAAATCTTTCAAGAACTTTTCTTTTTATTTCTAAACTTTCTTTTGCAACTTCCATCAAATCATTCAATCTACTTTTAAATTCCTCTTTTGTTTTT is part of the bacterium genome and encodes:
- a CDS encoding anaerobic ribonucleoside-triphosphate reductase activating protein, encoding MKIGAIQKTSLIEFPNILSCIIFTQGCNFRCPYCHNPELVLPEKFGEIIPEEEIFDFLNRRKKYLEGVCITGGEPSIQPDIIDFVKKVKNMGFKVKFDTNGSRPEIIEKLLKEGLVDYIAMDLKGPLEKYKMITGVEVETEKILKSIDIIKNSKIDYEFRTTVVKKQICIDDFEKIGKIIEGCKKYFLQKFIPSKLVEEDFIKEKTYTDDEFENIKTIMKKYVVFCEVR